The sequence below is a genomic window from Rhinopithecus roxellana isolate Shanxi Qingling chromosome 19, ASM756505v1, whole genome shotgun sequence.
TACCTATCCAGGTTATCAAGTACCTCCTGTCCATTATTTCTGGATCCTCACACAGTAATGCTGGGAGAGGGGAAGGGCAGGTATCATTAAGCccatttttcagaagagaaatagTCAGGTGAACTGCCTTTTTTCAAATCCACATGGGGATTTAAGTGTCAGGGCCCGGCCCCAAACCAGTCAGCTCTGCTTCAAGGCCAGAGCTCTTTCTACCCCCAGGTCTGTTCCCACATGGCAGCAAAGAGGACACAGGAGAACTAATGGGAGAAGTGGGGGCCTTTATTAAGGTCTGGCAGATGTGGTGGAGGTGGAAGTGGAAACCCAGGCCTGAGCCTAGGAAAGGGCAGAAGAAAGGCAAAGGGTCCCTTGGAGCAGGAACCTATCCCTCTCTGCTTCTACCCAGCACCCCCTATCCCAGGTTCCTTTCTTCAACCTCCCCCTGCTTCTGGGAACACAGAGCACCAAGAACTGACAAGCCAGGACACTCCAGGGCCATAGCGTGGGGCAGAGTCCAGGCTTCTGTCTCCCCACAGTGGGAGATCTGGGGAGCTCAGTGAACCTCCTCACCCTCCTGCCAGTGTAAAGTTGGGAAGCGCCTTCTCTGCCCCCCAGAACAGAACAAACTCTTGTTCTCTGTGGTTGGGGAAAAGGTGTGGGGAGCTTGGACCTAGGAAGAAGCTGAGCTGAACTCCTCCAGGGCCCAGGTGAAACCCCCAGGGGAGTTTCTGAGACTCTACCTTTAGACTTGCCATTTCTCCACTTTTCCTTCCCAATGACTCTGGTGAGCAGCTCAGAGTCTGGGCTAGGGCAACTGGTAGGACAGTGGAGATCTGACCCAGAGACATCTGTGGGTTTCAGATGAAGGTTTCCCCAACACCAAATTCATCTATATGTACACAGGGCAGCACCCACCTGCGGCAGGTGGAACAGCCGCTGGGGGCTAGTAAGAGTAGCCACCCTTGGGGCCAAACGGCTGGGCGGGGCCAGCCAGCTCTGGGAGGTAGGCGGGGGTCTCGTCCAAGTGAGACAAAGGGACTGTGTCCTCCTCACTGACAGGCCGGTCAAACTCGGCCTTGAGAGCTGGACGCTGATTGTCCGGGAAGGCCAAAGAGAAGAGGGCCTCGGGCTCACACACAAACTTGTACACGTAACGCTCACCAGCCACCTATGGGGAGAGAGAAGGGCTGGTCAGCCTGGCTAGCCCCCCAGCCTTTGTATGGGGTAAGGTAGGGGAGTAGGGAATGCGGCCCTTCTACCAGTCCAGGCAGATGCTCGGGGCATTTCTCTCCTATGCTGGTTCTCCTGAGAATCTGACTCTCCCTTCACAGTTCTTATCCCTTTTTCATCTCAACTTCTCCATGCTTGGGCTTCTGAGTTGCACTTTTTTGGGAGAGGAGAACCTTGACAATTTCTTGTCCCTCTGACTGATTCATTATCTGATCCTACAAAGTTGCTGAGAACTGCTCCGCTGACCCTCTCCCCCATCAGCTTCTCATGGCCACTGCCCCCCACCACCTTGTCCCTAGACCCACAGCCCCCACCTTCTGCATGATGCCTTTCTCGTAATAGTATCGGAGCGAGCGGCTCAACTTGTCGTAATTCATGGCTGGCCGGTTCTTCTGGATGCCCCAGAGCCTGGCGACCTGGGGACAAAATAGTTTTGGGGTAGAGATGCTACCTCAGCAGAGGAAAAAATGGGGTAAGGTCAGAAAGAGCACTTGAGATTCTTGGTGCAAAGTGCTAAGCTAGCCCTGCAACAAAGCATCAGCCCACAAACTTAGGCTTGGCAAGAATTCCGGTTAGGTAAAGCAAGGATCATGGtggaggcacgtgccaccatttCCCAGGTTCTCCCACCTCCAGGCCCTAAACTTTGGAAAGGAAGGCTGGGGACATCCAAGAGGCCCACCTCCTCAGGCTCAATGAGCTTGAACTCCATTCCCCGGCCTGTCCAGGCAATGAAATGGGCATTTGTTGGGTCATCCAGCAGAGCCACCAGAAATTGCCACAGCTGTAGGGCACCCCGGCGCTGGTAGGGTGGCCCCTCTCGAAATGCATTGACCCCTTCCTGCTTGATGTCTCCTGGGGAACACGAAAATAGGAGGTGTGGGGTTTGTATCTTTTGGTCCCCCAAGCAACCGCCTCCCACCCCGGGGATTTCTTCAAGGGGTCTTCCCAGGTACTTTTCTATGGGTCCCACCCTCTTGCAACAATGAAATGTGATGTGACTCCTGCAGGGATGCAACATGATAAGACCTTGACCCTCCCATGAACAGTCACTTCTCTGACCTTCAAACTTCTCAGGGACAACGCAGACATCATCTGGGAATGGTCGCAGAGGTTTCTCATAGCCATAGCCTTGTAGAGGAAGTTGGGGGTTGCTCAGATCTAGGGGCTCACCGACGAGACCCCAGAGAGTCCAGAGGGACTCCTGGCCAGGGAGACCCTCCCCAATGGCAGTGCTCCCTCCCCCAACATGGAGGGCTTGGCAGGGGAAGGGGGGCTGCCTTACCCATGGCCCCGTCACCTGGAGAGGGCCCAGAGAAGCCCTCTGTGTGGAGGTACATTGATGCGCACCCGGTGACATCTGTGGGGGAAGAAAAAGGGTGATGTGAGAGGTGGCTTGGGGTGGAGCTAGAGAGCAGGAGAGGAGGAAGTCCTATCCACATACATGAAGTTCTTCCTTCCAGCCTGCTTCCTGTTCTTTGCCCAAGTTGCCTGCCAACCACAAAATCCCAGGGAAAGTTCACCTAGAGGGAGTGTGGCACTGGAACCCCTCCTCAACTTGAGGGCTGGGGCAGAGGCCATGGAAAGCAGCAGCGGGGGCCGGGCAAGCTGTTCGGCAGGGCCCAAGCTGCCAGGGAGCAGCTGTTTCCTGCGAGTtcagggggaggagggagggtgagATGAACGTCCGGGGAAAGGGTTCGGTGTCCACGCCTAAGACTCCCTCAGAATGGACAAATGTCCGGTCAGCAGGTCAGGTTCCCAGCccgggggggggtgggggggaggtgcaggatggggtgtgtgtgtgtgtgtgtgtgtgtgtgtgtgtgtgtgtgtgtctatgtgacAGAAACTGAGAGCATGTGCCTGCATGAGCCTGGCGAAGAGGCAGTGGGCACTGGGCCTTGTTTTTTCAGGTCTAACAGAGCACATTCCactttatttcattccattccataggATAGGAACCTCCCCACTCCACATCAGGGAGGTGGCTGTGTCAAGCCACCCGTTCAAGTTCCAACCCCTTCCCGCCCTCCCCCTACTCCactcccacctatgaatgagaagaTGGTGAAACCTGACACCTCCGGGAGGAGGCGGGAGGGTGGGCTCATTCATGCCTCCATTTTGTGAATGGAATTCCTGACTCCATTCAGGAGTAGCTGGGGGGAGGGGCAGGAGTTCAAGGGCATGTAACACAATCCCCTCCGGTCTACAGCCTTTGAAGGTCAGCGGCAAAGAgtgcctccctcttcctctccccagctCACTGCCAAGCCTGGCTCAGGCTTATGCCCTGGATGTGAGGACAGGAGCACCATCCGGTTCTCAGTTGGACAGCCTGGGGGTTTGTGGTTCATCCCCCTGCCCCTGAACGGTTGTGGGCACCACAAAAAGGGAAATTCTAACGTTCTAGCTAGCTCTGGGCCTACTCTAATAAACTCAGATCTGGGGCTAGTAATGTAACAAAAgccaggaggaaaggaaaaaaggcaagGTTTTCTGGACCCTTCCTGGGACTGGCCCTCCTTCAGCCCTTGGGGCTTTGAACTATAGCTATTTATGAACATAGCTGAGTGCATCTCACTCCAGTCAACAGCCAAGTGGAACTAGAATTTAAAGAAGTTCCTACTTCTAGTGCCCAGCCTCTGGCCAGGGCAAACATCAACTGGGAGGCTCAAACAGGATGTGTAAACCACGTATTAACCTGTGCTcctaccagcctgaccaacatggtgaaaccccatctctactaaaaatacaaaaattagctgggcgtggtggtgggtgcctgtaaccccagctactcgggaggctgaggcatgagaatcacttgaatccagtggcactccagcctgggcgacagagcaggactccgtctcaaaacaaacaaaacaaaacaacacaacaaaaaaaaccctgtgcTCCTATTGAGAACTAGCAAGAACCATGAGCCTGGCTAGTTTCAAATTCATGTTTCTCTTCATTCAAATCCCTTTGTATTTTTAAGCCTCTATGGAGATAGGGACCAGAcacatcttattcatctttgtatttcccAATTCTGCACACTCATGTTCCTGTCACAGTAGTTTGGTCTTAATAGGTAATTAAAACCTCAAACACctgttaaatagaaataaatgcctTAACTTTCCTATTAAGTCACAAGCTACCTGAGGGAAGGCTCTACATCCccctttattttagttttattttacttttttataaatagacacggggtctcactttgttgcccaggctggccttgaactaattcctgggctcaagtgatcctcccaccatggcctcctaaagtactggaattacagatgaCTCACCATGTctcggggtgggggtgggggccttATCTTTTAAATCTGAATATAGGTTTGCTCATTGAAAAGTAACAATTTGTcccggtgaggtggctcatgcctataatcacagcactttgggaggccgaggcggatggatctacacgaagtcgggagttcgagaccatcctggccaacgtggcgaaaccccatctctactaaagatacaaaaattagctgggcatggtggctggtgcctgtaatcccaggtacttgggaggctgaggcacgagaatcgcttgaacccgggaggtggaggttgcagtgagcagagatcgtgccactgcactctagcctgggccacagagcaggaccccgtctaaaaaaaaaaaaaagaaaaaaagaaaaataacaattcttttgaaattgtgaagaaaaaagtgggtgggtggccgggcgcggtggctcaagcctgtaatcccagcactttgggaggccgagacgggcggatcacgaggtcaggagatcgagaccatcctggctaacacggtgaaaccccgtctctactaaaaagacaaaaaactagccgggcgaggtggcggcgcctgtagtcccagctactcgggaggctgaggcaggagaatggcgtgaacccgggaggcggagcttgcagtgagctgagatctggccactgcactccagtctgggtgacagagcgagactccgtctcaaaaaaaaaaaaaaaaaaaaaaaaaaagaaaaaagtgggtgGGTAGGTTGGATATATGAAATGGTAAACAGCAATATAAAAAACTCGGGAGACATTCTGGGCTTAACTGAATTCTTCACTTGATCACATGCCACCCTGCCCCACCCTAGTCTCTTACCTGAGTCGTAGGCGAAGTCCGTCTGTTCCTGTTTGATCACCACCCCCGCCCCTGGGTACCTGTGCCCGTTGACCCCACCCTGGTCCACAGCTGGCTGGCCCGCCTGTTCATACAGGGGGTCATGGTATTCTTGCTTAAAGCTCTGCTGGGGGTAGGGTGGGCAGGGCTCCGACAGCTGGTGTTGGTAGGGGGCTGGAAGGGGTTCCCGGCCCCCTCCCTGAGATGTGAAGGAGTGGCAAATGTCCAGGGGCTGCTGGAAGACGGAGCTGGATGTGgttggagaagagaagagaactttAAATTAATCCCTCCTCGAGCCTGTTACTCCTAGGCTTTTAGAGTGGGCTCTGGAATTGGGGGTAGGGGGTTGGGGTGTCAGTGTCTCTCCCTCTCTATTCCACCGCCCCCCGCCTGCACCACCCCACAGCTCAAGTCTTTATGGAGTACGCTcaggaattaaagaaaaaacacctGGGCCCATGAGCAGTGCGTTTCCCTGTCTCCTTACCTACGTTCCCCGAGGTACCCATGGCCAGGGTGGGGTTGGGAGGTGCCAGAGGATCTCAGGAAATTCCGTTGCTCTGCCCGGGGAAAGGGCTGCAGGGGCGACTGTCCAAGGGCACCAGGGGCAGGGGACTTGATGGCGAGTTGTCTGGGGGGGTCATAGGCACTGGAGTTGAGAAGGAGACAGGGGTGAGGGGACAGAGAAGCTGGCAAGCATCTTTGAACCCTTCATTCCAAGGAAAGTGAGGTCACAGGGATTACGGGAGAAGGAAGGATAGAGGGGGCTGAGAAGGGAACGGCAGGAGCCACAGACTCAGCCCTAgccaattcttttgttttttcagagacagtctccctctgttgcccaggctggtcttgaacccctgggatTCATACAGGGGGGATTCGTTGCTCAGAGCAATGGTTTAGGTGGGACAGTGGGCCTCTTGATGGAAAGAGAATCTGCTCTGGCCTCAGTATGTACTCCTGAGGCCCTCTGCTGCGTTTTCCGTCTATTTAGAGGAAATCCTTAGCTGTATTGCTTCCTTACAGGAGCTAGAAAATCCTTtctgttggccgggcacggtggctcacgcctgtaatcccagcactttgggaggccgaggcgggcggatcacgaggtcaggagatcgagaccatcctggctaacacggtgaaaccccgtctctactaaaaaaaaaaatacaaaaaattagccgggcgtggtggtgtgcgcctgtagtcccagctacttggaggctgaggcaggagaatggcgtgaacctgggaggcggagcttgcagtgagccgagatctcaccactgcactccagcctgggcaacaaagcgagacttcgtctcaaaaaaaaagaaaaaagaaaatcctttctgTTGTCTAACTTGCATCTCAGCTGCTAACCCTCTGCTGATGGGtgccccctgcctccctcctcaggAAACCTTCCCCTACCCTTCACCAGGTCCGGGCTGGGGCTCACCTGGAGTAAAGGCACTGCTCGCCATGGTGGTAGGGGAGTGGCGGCTTCCTGCTGCAGGACAGGACCGGGTCTGTGCGGGGACTCTGGGGCTCCTTCTTGATCCTGGTGGTGGGGCTGTGGAAAGCTACTGCGGGGATGGAGGGGGCAGAGCAAGGCCAGAGCCTGTCACACAAGCAGCAGGCAGGGCTTCTGATACCTTCTGCACTTTGAAGACCAGCTGGGTGACTGGTAcagcctccttccctctctgggtATCA
It includes:
- the ETV4 gene encoding ETS translocation variant 4 isoform X1 produces the protein MERRMKAGYLDQQVPYTFSSKSPGNGSLREALMVPQGKLMDPGSLPPLDSEDLFQDLSHFQETWLAEAQVPDSDEQFVPDFHSENLAFHSPTTRIKKEPQSPRTDPVLSCSRKPPLPYHHGEQCLYSSAYDPPRQLAIKSPAPGALGQSPLQPFPRAEQRNFLRSSGTSQPHPGHGYLGERSSVFQQPLDICHSFTSQGGGREPLPAPYQHQLSEPCPPYPQQSFKQEYHDPLYEQAGQPAVDQGGVNGHRYPGAGVVIKQEQTDFAYDSDVTGCASMYLHTEGFSGPSPGDGAMGYGYEKPLRPFPDDVCVVPEKFEGDIKQEGVNAFREGPPYQRRGALQLWQFLVALLDDPTNAHFIAWTGRGMEFKLIEPEEVARLWGIQKNRPAMNYDKLSRSLRYYYEKGIMQKVAGERYVYKFVCEPEALFSLAFPDNQRPALKAEFDRPVSEEDTVPLSHLDETPAYLPELAGPAQPFGPKGGYSY
- the ETV4 gene encoding ETS translocation variant 4 isoform X4, with amino-acid sequence MASAPALKLRRGSSATLPLDVTGCASMYLHTEGFSGPSPGDGAMGYGYEKPLRPFPDDVCVVPEKFEGDIKQEGVNAFREGPPYQRRGALQLWQFLVALLDDPTNAHFIAWTGRGMEFKLIEPEEVARLWGIQKNRPAMNYDKLSRSLRYYYEKGIMQKVAGERYVYKFVCEPEALFSLAFPDNQRPALKAEFDRPVSEEDTVPLSHLDETPAYLPELAGPAQPFGPKGGYSY
- the ETV4 gene encoding ETS translocation variant 4 isoform X2 gives rise to the protein MERRMKAGYLDQQVPYTFSSKSPGNGSLREALMVPQGKLMDPGSLPPLDSEDLFQDLSHFQETWLAEAQVPDSDEQFVPDFHSENLAFHSPTTRIKKEPQSPRTDPVLSCSRKPPLPYHHGEQCLYSSAYDPPRQLAIKSPAPGALGQSPLQPFPRAEQRNFLRSSGTSQPHPGHGYLGERSSVFQQPLDICHSFTSQGGGREPLPAPYQHQLSEPCPPYPQQSFKQEYHDPLYEQAGQPAVDQGGVNGHRYPGAGVVIKQEQTDFAYDSDVTGCASMYLHTEGFSGPSPGDGAMGDIKQEGVNAFREGPPYQRRGALQLWQFLVALLDDPTNAHFIAWTGRGMEFKLIEPEEVARLWGIQKNRPAMNYDKLSRSLRYYYEKGIMQKVAGERYVYKFVCEPEALFSLAFPDNQRPALKAEFDRPVSEEDTVPLSHLDETPAYLPELAGPAQPFGPKGGYSY
- the ETV4 gene encoding ETS translocation variant 4 isoform X3, with protein sequence MQLPGPCPPAPSQHHPSLLSCLFPPAQVPDSDEQFVPDFHSENLAFHSPTTRIKKEPQSPRTDPVLSCSRKPPLPYHHGEQCLYSSAYDPPRQLAIKSPAPGALGQSPLQPFPRAEQRNFLRSSGTSQPHPGHGYLGERSSVFQQPLDICHSFTSQGGGREPLPAPYQHQLSEPCPPYPQQSFKQEYHDPLYEQAGQPAVDQGGVNGHRYPGAGVVIKQEQTDFAYDSDVTGCASMYLHTEGFSGPSPGDGAMGYGYEKPLRPFPDDVCVVPEKFEGDIKQEGVNAFREGPPYQRRGALQLWQFLVALLDDPTNAHFIAWTGRGMEFKLIEPEEVARLWGIQKNRPAMNYDKLSRSLRYYYEKGIMQKVAGERYVYKFVCEPEALFSLAFPDNQRPALKAEFDRPVSEEDTVPLSHLDETPAYLPELAGPAQPFGPKGGYSY